The following are encoded together in the Diachasmimorpha longicaudata isolate KC_UGA_2023 chromosome 3, iyDiaLong2, whole genome shotgun sequence genome:
- the LOC135160593 gene encoding WW domain-containing oxidoreductase isoform X4: protein MHSGESSHSATCASLEWSVFYTTLIARMNYPLGGRRGRPSTEMFTTSKLPAGWEKCVSDDGKVVFVDHANRTTTYTDPRLAFATEYREPLQPVRQRFDANTPALAVLHGRDLRGKVAIVTGANTGIGFQTARSLALHGCSVIFACRSEEKAEAAIQQIKKERENVICDTLRIDLSSLHSVKEAAEKFKQQYRTLDILVLNAGVFALPYTLTQDGYEMTFQVNHLAQYYFTLLLEHPIRSCRNSRVVIVSSESHRFSTIQIPEDIHPLTLSPPAYKYWQLSSYNDSKLCNILVAQELARRWPSVSIFSCHPGNMVYTDLARYSWFYRLLFALVKPFTKSLQQAASTSVFCAAAPELEGATGLYFNNCFRCEPSNTSLDSTLASRLWSVSQEMIINIVKREKLWYDLALK from the exons ATGCACTCCGGTGAATCAAGTCACTCTGCAACGTGTGCATCCCTAGAATGGTCAGTATTTTACACGACTCTGATAGCGAGGATGAACTACCCCCTGGGTGGGAGGAGAGGGCGACCCTCGACGGAAATGTTTACTACGTCAA AATTACCAGCTGGATGGGAGAAATGTGTCTCTGATGATGGAAAGGTTGTATTTGTTGACCACGCAAATCGTACGACAACGTACACTGATCCACGATTGGCATTTGCCACTGAGTACAGAGAACCCTTGCAACCAGTCAGACAACGATTTGATGCCAATACCCCAGCTCTCGCAGTCCTGCATGGCAGGGACTTGAGAGGAAAGGTAGCAATTGTTACTGGTGCTAACACTGGCATAG GCTTTCAAACAGCCAGATCCCTAGCTCTTCATGGATGCAGTGTAATATTTGCCTGTAGAAGCGAGGAAAAAGCGGAAGCTGCCATCCAACagataaaaaaagaaagggAAAACGTCATATGTGATACCCTGCGGATTGATCTCTCCTCACTACACAGTGTTAAAGAGGCTGCGGAAAAGTTCAAGCAACAGTACAG GACTCTTGACATACTGGTTCTCAACGCCGGTGTATTTGCTCTGCCTTATACTCTGACCCAGGATGGTTATGAGATGACATTCCAAGTCAATCACCTAGCTCAATACTATTTTACGTTACTCCTAGAGCATCCCATCAGGAGTTGCAGAAATTCCAGAGTTGTGATTGTCTCGAGTGAATCTCATAG gtTTTCAACTATTCAAATACCAGAAGATATCCACCCCCTGACACTCTCGCCTCCAGCTTATAAATACTGGCAGTTGTCATCCTATAACGACTCCAAACTTTGCAACATTCTTGTCGCCCAAGAACTGGCTAGGAGATGGCCTTCAGTCAGTATCTTCAGCTGTCATCCAG GAAACATGGTCTATACAGACTTAGCGCGTTACTCCTGGTTCTACAGACTCCTCTTCGCCCTGGTGAAGCCCTTCACCAAGTCCCTGCAGCAGGCAGCAAGCACCTCTGTTTTTTGCGCAGCAGCACCAGAATTGGAAGGAGCCACAGGgctttatttcaataattgtttCAGGTGTGAGCCCTCGAACACCTCTTTGGACTCCACACTGGCCTCAAGATTATGGAGTGTCAGCCAGGAAATGATCATAAACATCgtcaagagagaaaaattgtggtaCGATCTAGCCCTCAAATGA
- the LOC135160593 gene encoding WW domain-containing oxidoreductase isoform X3, translating into MVSILHDSDSEDELPPGWEERATLDGNVYYVNHYTKGTQWTHPRTGRKKIVEGELPAGWEKCVSDDGKVVFVDHANRTTTYTDPRLAFATEYREPLQPVRQRFDANTPALAVLHGRDLRGKVAIVTGANTGIGFQTARSLALHGCSVIFACRSEEKAEAAIQQIKKERENVICDTLRIDLSSLHSVKEAAEKFKQQYRTLDILVLNAGVFALPYTLTQDGYEMTFQVNHLAQYYFTLLLEHPIRSCRNSRVVIVSSESHRFSTIQIPEDIHPLTLSPPAYKYWQLSSYNDSKLCNILVAQELARRWPSVSIFSCHPGNMVYTDLARYSWFYRLLFALVKPFTKSLQQAASTSVFCAAAPELEGATGLYFNNCFRCEPSNTSLDSTLASRLWSVSQEMIINIVKREKLWYDLALK; encoded by the exons ATGGTCAGTATTTTACACGACTCTGATAGCGAGGATGAACTACCCCCTGGGTGGGAGGAGAGGGCGACCCTCGACGGAAATGTTTACTACGTCAA TCACTATACAAAAGGCACTCAGTGGACACATCCACGTACCGGTCGAAAGAAAATAGTAGAAGGAG AATTACCAGCTGGATGGGAGAAATGTGTCTCTGATGATGGAAAGGTTGTATTTGTTGACCACGCAAATCGTACGACAACGTACACTGATCCACGATTGGCATTTGCCACTGAGTACAGAGAACCCTTGCAACCAGTCAGACAACGATTTGATGCCAATACCCCAGCTCTCGCAGTCCTGCATGGCAGGGACTTGAGAGGAAAGGTAGCAATTGTTACTGGTGCTAACACTGGCATAG GCTTTCAAACAGCCAGATCCCTAGCTCTTCATGGATGCAGTGTAATATTTGCCTGTAGAAGCGAGGAAAAAGCGGAAGCTGCCATCCAACagataaaaaaagaaagggAAAACGTCATATGTGATACCCTGCGGATTGATCTCTCCTCACTACACAGTGTTAAAGAGGCTGCGGAAAAGTTCAAGCAACAGTACAG GACTCTTGACATACTGGTTCTCAACGCCGGTGTATTTGCTCTGCCTTATACTCTGACCCAGGATGGTTATGAGATGACATTCCAAGTCAATCACCTAGCTCAATACTATTTTACGTTACTCCTAGAGCATCCCATCAGGAGTTGCAGAAATTCCAGAGTTGTGATTGTCTCGAGTGAATCTCATAG gtTTTCAACTATTCAAATACCAGAAGATATCCACCCCCTGACACTCTCGCCTCCAGCTTATAAATACTGGCAGTTGTCATCCTATAACGACTCCAAACTTTGCAACATTCTTGTCGCCCAAGAACTGGCTAGGAGATGGCCTTCAGTCAGTATCTTCAGCTGTCATCCAG GAAACATGGTCTATACAGACTTAGCGCGTTACTCCTGGTTCTACAGACTCCTCTTCGCCCTGGTGAAGCCCTTCACCAAGTCCCTGCAGCAGGCAGCAAGCACCTCTGTTTTTTGCGCAGCAGCACCAGAATTGGAAGGAGCCACAGGgctttatttcaataattgtttCAGGTGTGAGCCCTCGAACACCTCTTTGGACTCCACACTGGCCTCAAGATTATGGAGTGTCAGCCAGGAAATGATCATAAACATCgtcaagagagaaaaattgtggtaCGATCTAGCCCTCAAATGA
- the LOC135160593 gene encoding WW domain-containing oxidoreductase isoform X5, protein MISSEILGTQWTHPRTGRKKIVEGELPAGWEKCVSDDGKVVFVDHANRTTTYTDPRLAFATEYREPLQPVRQRFDANTPALAVLHGRDLRGKVAIVTGANTGIGFQTARSLALHGCSVIFACRSEEKAEAAIQQIKKERENVICDTLRIDLSSLHSVKEAAEKFKQQYRTLDILVLNAGVFALPYTLTQDGYEMTFQVNHLAQYYFTLLLEHPIRSCRNSRVVIVSSESHRFSTIQIPEDIHPLTLSPPAYKYWQLSSYNDSKLCNILVAQELARRWPSVSIFSCHPGNMVYTDLARYSWFYRLLFALVKPFTKSLQQAASTSVFCAAAPELEGATGLYFNNCFRCEPSNTSLDSTLASRLWSVSQEMIINIVKREKLWYDLALK, encoded by the exons ATGATCTCATCAGAGATTCTTG GCACTCAGTGGACACATCCACGTACCGGTCGAAAGAAAATAGTAGAAGGAG AATTACCAGCTGGATGGGAGAAATGTGTCTCTGATGATGGAAAGGTTGTATTTGTTGACCACGCAAATCGTACGACAACGTACACTGATCCACGATTGGCATTTGCCACTGAGTACAGAGAACCCTTGCAACCAGTCAGACAACGATTTGATGCCAATACCCCAGCTCTCGCAGTCCTGCATGGCAGGGACTTGAGAGGAAAGGTAGCAATTGTTACTGGTGCTAACACTGGCATAG GCTTTCAAACAGCCAGATCCCTAGCTCTTCATGGATGCAGTGTAATATTTGCCTGTAGAAGCGAGGAAAAAGCGGAAGCTGCCATCCAACagataaaaaaagaaagggAAAACGTCATATGTGATACCCTGCGGATTGATCTCTCCTCACTACACAGTGTTAAAGAGGCTGCGGAAAAGTTCAAGCAACAGTACAG GACTCTTGACATACTGGTTCTCAACGCCGGTGTATTTGCTCTGCCTTATACTCTGACCCAGGATGGTTATGAGATGACATTCCAAGTCAATCACCTAGCTCAATACTATTTTACGTTACTCCTAGAGCATCCCATCAGGAGTTGCAGAAATTCCAGAGTTGTGATTGTCTCGAGTGAATCTCATAG gtTTTCAACTATTCAAATACCAGAAGATATCCACCCCCTGACACTCTCGCCTCCAGCTTATAAATACTGGCAGTTGTCATCCTATAACGACTCCAAACTTTGCAACATTCTTGTCGCCCAAGAACTGGCTAGGAGATGGCCTTCAGTCAGTATCTTCAGCTGTCATCCAG GAAACATGGTCTATACAGACTTAGCGCGTTACTCCTGGTTCTACAGACTCCTCTTCGCCCTGGTGAAGCCCTTCACCAAGTCCCTGCAGCAGGCAGCAAGCACCTCTGTTTTTTGCGCAGCAGCACCAGAATTGGAAGGAGCCACAGGgctttatttcaataattgtttCAGGTGTGAGCCCTCGAACACCTCTTTGGACTCCACACTGGCCTCAAGATTATGGAGTGTCAGCCAGGAAATGATCATAAACATCgtcaagagagaaaaattgtggtaCGATCTAGCCCTCAAATGA
- the LOC135160593 gene encoding WW domain-containing oxidoreductase isoform X6 — translation MISSEILELPAGWEKCVSDDGKVVFVDHANRTTTYTDPRLAFATEYREPLQPVRQRFDANTPALAVLHGRDLRGKVAIVTGANTGIGFQTARSLALHGCSVIFACRSEEKAEAAIQQIKKERENVICDTLRIDLSSLHSVKEAAEKFKQQYRTLDILVLNAGVFALPYTLTQDGYEMTFQVNHLAQYYFTLLLEHPIRSCRNSRVVIVSSESHRFSTIQIPEDIHPLTLSPPAYKYWQLSSYNDSKLCNILVAQELARRWPSVSIFSCHPGNMVYTDLARYSWFYRLLFALVKPFTKSLQQAASTSVFCAAAPELEGATGLYFNNCFRCEPSNTSLDSTLASRLWSVSQEMIINIVKREKLWYDLALK, via the exons ATGATCTCATCAGAGATTCTTG AATTACCAGCTGGATGGGAGAAATGTGTCTCTGATGATGGAAAGGTTGTATTTGTTGACCACGCAAATCGTACGACAACGTACACTGATCCACGATTGGCATTTGCCACTGAGTACAGAGAACCCTTGCAACCAGTCAGACAACGATTTGATGCCAATACCCCAGCTCTCGCAGTCCTGCATGGCAGGGACTTGAGAGGAAAGGTAGCAATTGTTACTGGTGCTAACACTGGCATAG GCTTTCAAACAGCCAGATCCCTAGCTCTTCATGGATGCAGTGTAATATTTGCCTGTAGAAGCGAGGAAAAAGCGGAAGCTGCCATCCAACagataaaaaaagaaagggAAAACGTCATATGTGATACCCTGCGGATTGATCTCTCCTCACTACACAGTGTTAAAGAGGCTGCGGAAAAGTTCAAGCAACAGTACAG GACTCTTGACATACTGGTTCTCAACGCCGGTGTATTTGCTCTGCCTTATACTCTGACCCAGGATGGTTATGAGATGACATTCCAAGTCAATCACCTAGCTCAATACTATTTTACGTTACTCCTAGAGCATCCCATCAGGAGTTGCAGAAATTCCAGAGTTGTGATTGTCTCGAGTGAATCTCATAG gtTTTCAACTATTCAAATACCAGAAGATATCCACCCCCTGACACTCTCGCCTCCAGCTTATAAATACTGGCAGTTGTCATCCTATAACGACTCCAAACTTTGCAACATTCTTGTCGCCCAAGAACTGGCTAGGAGATGGCCTTCAGTCAGTATCTTCAGCTGTCATCCAG GAAACATGGTCTATACAGACTTAGCGCGTTACTCCTGGTTCTACAGACTCCTCTTCGCCCTGGTGAAGCCCTTCACCAAGTCCCTGCAGCAGGCAGCAAGCACCTCTGTTTTTTGCGCAGCAGCACCAGAATTGGAAGGAGCCACAGGgctttatttcaataattgtttCAGGTGTGAGCCCTCGAACACCTCTTTGGACTCCACACTGGCCTCAAGATTATGGAGTGTCAGCCAGGAAATGATCATAAACATCgtcaagagagaaaaattgtggtaCGATCTAGCCCTCAAATGA
- the LOC135160593 gene encoding WW domain-containing oxidoreductase isoform X1, with translation MHSGESSHSATCASLEWSVFYTTLIARMNYPLGGRRGRPSTEMFTTSSTQWTHPRTGRKKIVEGELPAGWEKCVSDDGKVVFVDHANRTTTYTDPRLAFATEYREPLQPVRQRFDANTPALAVLHGRDLRGKVAIVTGANTGIGFQTARSLALHGCSVIFACRSEEKAEAAIQQIKKERENVICDTLRIDLSSLHSVKEAAEKFKQQYRTLDILVLNAGVFALPYTLTQDGYEMTFQVNHLAQYYFTLLLEHPIRSCRNSRVVIVSSESHRFSTIQIPEDIHPLTLSPPAYKYWQLSSYNDSKLCNILVAQELARRWPSVSIFSCHPGNMVYTDLARYSWFYRLLFALVKPFTKSLQQAASTSVFCAAAPELEGATGLYFNNCFRCEPSNTSLDSTLASRLWSVSQEMIINIVKREKLWYDLALK, from the exons ATGCACTCCGGTGAATCAAGTCACTCTGCAACGTGTGCATCCCTAGAATGGTCAGTATTTTACACGACTCTGATAGCGAGGATGAACTACCCCCTGGGTGGGAGGAGAGGGCGACCCTCGACGGAAATGTTTACTACGTCAA GCACTCAGTGGACACATCCACGTACCGGTCGAAAGAAAATAGTAGAAGGAG AATTACCAGCTGGATGGGAGAAATGTGTCTCTGATGATGGAAAGGTTGTATTTGTTGACCACGCAAATCGTACGACAACGTACACTGATCCACGATTGGCATTTGCCACTGAGTACAGAGAACCCTTGCAACCAGTCAGACAACGATTTGATGCCAATACCCCAGCTCTCGCAGTCCTGCATGGCAGGGACTTGAGAGGAAAGGTAGCAATTGTTACTGGTGCTAACACTGGCATAG GCTTTCAAACAGCCAGATCCCTAGCTCTTCATGGATGCAGTGTAATATTTGCCTGTAGAAGCGAGGAAAAAGCGGAAGCTGCCATCCAACagataaaaaaagaaagggAAAACGTCATATGTGATACCCTGCGGATTGATCTCTCCTCACTACACAGTGTTAAAGAGGCTGCGGAAAAGTTCAAGCAACAGTACAG GACTCTTGACATACTGGTTCTCAACGCCGGTGTATTTGCTCTGCCTTATACTCTGACCCAGGATGGTTATGAGATGACATTCCAAGTCAATCACCTAGCTCAATACTATTTTACGTTACTCCTAGAGCATCCCATCAGGAGTTGCAGAAATTCCAGAGTTGTGATTGTCTCGAGTGAATCTCATAG gtTTTCAACTATTCAAATACCAGAAGATATCCACCCCCTGACACTCTCGCCTCCAGCTTATAAATACTGGCAGTTGTCATCCTATAACGACTCCAAACTTTGCAACATTCTTGTCGCCCAAGAACTGGCTAGGAGATGGCCTTCAGTCAGTATCTTCAGCTGTCATCCAG GAAACATGGTCTATACAGACTTAGCGCGTTACTCCTGGTTCTACAGACTCCTCTTCGCCCTGGTGAAGCCCTTCACCAAGTCCCTGCAGCAGGCAGCAAGCACCTCTGTTTTTTGCGCAGCAGCACCAGAATTGGAAGGAGCCACAGGgctttatttcaataattgtttCAGGTGTGAGCCCTCGAACACCTCTTTGGACTCCACACTGGCCTCAAGATTATGGAGTGTCAGCCAGGAAATGATCATAAACATCgtcaagagagaaaaattgtggtaCGATCTAGCCCTCAAATGA
- the LOC135160593 gene encoding WW domain-containing oxidoreductase isoform X2 → MHSGESSHSATCASLEWSVFYTTLIARMNYPLGGRRGRPSTEMFTTSSTQWTHPRTGRKKIVEGELPAGWEKCVSDDGKVVFVDHANRTTTYTDPRLAFATEYREPLQPVRQRFDANTPALAVLHGRDLRGKVAIVTGANTGIGFQTARSLALHGCSVIFACRSEEKAEAAIQQIKKERENVICDTLRIDLSSLHSVKEAAEKFKQQYRTLDILVLNAGVFALPYTLTQDGYEMTFQVNHLAQYYFTLLLEHPIRSCRNSRVVIVSSESHRFSTIQIPEDIHPLTLSPPAYKYWQLSSYNDSKLCNILVAQELARRWPSVSIFSCHPGNMVYTDLARYSWFYRLLFALVKPFTKSLQQAASTSVFCAAAPELEGATGLYFNNCFRCEPSNTSLDSTLASRLWSVSQEMIINIVKREKLWVLSL, encoded by the exons ATGCACTCCGGTGAATCAAGTCACTCTGCAACGTGTGCATCCCTAGAATGGTCAGTATTTTACACGACTCTGATAGCGAGGATGAACTACCCCCTGGGTGGGAGGAGAGGGCGACCCTCGACGGAAATGTTTACTACGTCAA GCACTCAGTGGACACATCCACGTACCGGTCGAAAGAAAATAGTAGAAGGAG AATTACCAGCTGGATGGGAGAAATGTGTCTCTGATGATGGAAAGGTTGTATTTGTTGACCACGCAAATCGTACGACAACGTACACTGATCCACGATTGGCATTTGCCACTGAGTACAGAGAACCCTTGCAACCAGTCAGACAACGATTTGATGCCAATACCCCAGCTCTCGCAGTCCTGCATGGCAGGGACTTGAGAGGAAAGGTAGCAATTGTTACTGGTGCTAACACTGGCATAG GCTTTCAAACAGCCAGATCCCTAGCTCTTCATGGATGCAGTGTAATATTTGCCTGTAGAAGCGAGGAAAAAGCGGAAGCTGCCATCCAACagataaaaaaagaaagggAAAACGTCATATGTGATACCCTGCGGATTGATCTCTCCTCACTACACAGTGTTAAAGAGGCTGCGGAAAAGTTCAAGCAACAGTACAG GACTCTTGACATACTGGTTCTCAACGCCGGTGTATTTGCTCTGCCTTATACTCTGACCCAGGATGGTTATGAGATGACATTCCAAGTCAATCACCTAGCTCAATACTATTTTACGTTACTCCTAGAGCATCCCATCAGGAGTTGCAGAAATTCCAGAGTTGTGATTGTCTCGAGTGAATCTCATAG gtTTTCAACTATTCAAATACCAGAAGATATCCACCCCCTGACACTCTCGCCTCCAGCTTATAAATACTGGCAGTTGTCATCCTATAACGACTCCAAACTTTGCAACATTCTTGTCGCCCAAGAACTGGCTAGGAGATGGCCTTCAGTCAGTATCTTCAGCTGTCATCCAG GAAACATGGTCTATACAGACTTAGCGCGTTACTCCTGGTTCTACAGACTCCTCTTCGCCCTGGTGAAGCCCTTCACCAAGTCCCTGCAGCAGGCAGCAAGCACCTCTGTTTTTTGCGCAGCAGCACCAGAATTGGAAGGAGCCACAGGgctttatttcaataattgtttCAGGTGTGAGCCCTCGAACACCTCTTTGGACTCCACACTGGCCTCAAGATTATGGAGTGTCAGCCAGGAAATGATCATAAACATCgtcaagagagaaaaattgtg GGTCCTTTCTCTCTGA